TATACAAATTATGTCGTCTCAGAACTGTCAGGCAATGATTTTCTGAAATCGGTTACGATAGAAGAGAGAAAAACCGGTGAGAAGAAAATACTGGAGACAGACGGACTCTTTCTTGCAATAGGCCATCAGACAAATACGGCTTTTCTCGACGGATTTGTAGCCAGAAATGAGAAAGGAGAGATTATCATCGACATAAACGGGAATACTGACAGAAAAGGGGTGTTCTCCGCCGGAGATGTGACCTCGGTAAAGGGCAAGCAGATAATAATTGCCTCAGGGGACGGTGCGAAAGCGGCACTTTCAGCGTATGAATATCTTATGTCACAGAGATAACGGTTCAACAGAGAGATAAAATAATATTTGGCTGTCAGACTACAGACATAAATATCAACACCACAAATAACAACATAATAATAAATAAACAAAATTAAAAATCATTAATTCCGGAATACACAACTTTTTTTAACATTCAATCCAAAACATTAGAATATTAACAATATATTATTAAAGGTGAATTAATTGACAAAATGGTACAACAGCATAATGACAAAGCTTACGGTGAGTTTTATAGTACTCATCATAGTCATATCGGGAATGAGTTTCTTCTACACATATGGCGAAACAAAGACCGCCCTTAAAGATACAACCCAGGATGAACTGCTATCAACCGCAAGTATAATTGCCACCCAGGTTGACGGGGATATTCTTCAGAATATAAAGGAAGGGGATGAAAATTCACCGGAATTTATTAAGCTGAGAGATCAGCTCTATGAAATCCAGGAATCTACGGATGAGATAATGTATCTGTACACCATGAGGAAGGTTGGGGATGATATCGCCTTTGTTGTTGATGCAGAATACGGCATCTCAGAAGATGTCGCAGGAGTCAATGAAGTATATGACGAACCGACAGAAGAGATGTTCCTCGGATTTGAAAGGCCGATATCAGAGAAGGAATTTACAATAGACCAGTGGGGAGTTGTAATCTCAGGTTATGCCCCGGTATA
The sequence above is a segment of the Methanoplanus limicola DSM 2279 genome. Coding sequences within it:
- a CDS encoding HAMP domain-containing protein, translated to MTKWYNSIMTKLTVSFIVLIIVISGMSFFYTYGETKTALKDTTQDELLSTASIIATQVDGDILQNIKEGDENSPEFIKLRDQLYEIQESTDEIMYLYTMRKVGDDIAFVVDAEYGISEDVAGVNEVYDEPTEEMFLGFERPISEKEFTIDQWGVVISGYAPVYNSEGKVVGIVGVDMDSHKVIDRQNFIGNTIYMIILISVAIAGLIIAMFARSMIRDIRKLNETANKISMGDSGVTVDVSRNDEIGELAESFGRMVASLKIMMMDFGDEKD